Below is a window of Candidatus Eremiobacterota bacterium DNA.
CAGGCTTTACGGCGCCTTGATGGCAGGATACCCGAAGATCCGCTACCGGCGGGTTCCTGAGAGGAAAGCAAGAGAGCTGAGGTGGCTCTGACCTTCCATGCCCGTGATTGATCATATCCAGGAAAACTGAGGAGGACTATGAAGAAACTGCAGGCGCCGTTAAAAGCTCTCGGGGTGTTTTTTCTGGTTGCCGCTCTTCTGATGACGGGAGGGTGCGGAGGCAATAATGGCTCTGACCTGTCGAACTGGAACTATGGATCTTCCGGCGATGAGCAGGCAGCACAGAGCTGTTCCATCTCGGGGACCCTCCGCGATATCTCCACAAGCCTGCCAATAAGGGGAGCCACCTGCACGCTCGGCCAGGCAAAAAGCGGAGGCCTGCTGAAAGGCTTTCTGAGAGAGTCAGGCCGATCCATAGACACAGGCACCACCACCACAGACAGGAGCGGCAGTTACACCTTTTCCGGAATACCTCCGGGAGACTATCATATACGCTTCAGCCATGACAGCTATATCAGCAGTGTATGGCGCAGCGTCGCGGTAAAAGACTCCGTCACCGTCAAAGATCATCACATGGTGCGGCGATCATTCTGGAACAATTTCGCAGGCTCCGATCACTCCCATGACCAGGGCAAAAGCCATCTGATAGTGGAGGTTCAGTCATCATCGCCCGGAGAGTCACATCCTGGAATCAAGGCGGCAGTGAGCCCCTCTGATGGCGTTCTGATAGGCTATTTCACCGACAGCAGGTATCCCTCCATCGACTGGAGCGCAACAGAAACCAATAAGAACGGGAGGATCCTCCTTTTCAACCTGACTCGTGGAACCAGTTATACCCTCACCTTGAGCGGATCCCAAAGGAGCACTCCCCTTTCAATTGCTCATACCAGCACCTCAGGTGACGCGGTAGAGCACTACAAGGTAGCACCCCAGGAGATCACGCCCTCTCCCATGCCGACTCATACTTCGACGTCCACACCGACCCCCTCCCCCACGGTGTCAGGCACTCATATCGATATCCTTGCTGATCAGCCAGTGTACGCCATGCACGAAGGCTATGGAGCAAATGTGACATCGATGAACACTAGCATTGAAATAGAGGTGTTTGAAAAGTGGGGAGGAAGAGTGGGCAGCGCTTACTGTGCATTGCCGGAGCCTGATGATGAAGCCCATTGGAGCTCGATTTTCAGCTTCATGAACTGGTCAGGCCTGGACTGGATCAGGCTGAATATGGAGATGAACGACTATGAGCCCGGGAAGGACCACTTCACCTGGGACAGCGGAAATTTCAGGAGGCTGCTGAAAATCCTGGACTGGGCGCAGGCACATGACGTGGATGTGCTGCTGCAGCAGCAGGATCAGGCAACCCAATGGAACTTCATCCAGATGATCAATCCCGCCTTCAGCGCGCCAAGTGACATGAATGCCTTTGCAAACGGCTTTGCCACCATGGTGGATTATCTTGTGAACACGAAAAACTACACCTGCATAAAGCTTCTCAACATTACCAACGAGCCGATGAACTGGTGGGGCTGGTGGGCAGGCGGCTGTGATATCTCCGTGGGCTACCAGATGGCCAGAAGCGCTCTCGATGCAAAGGGGATCAAGGTGCCTCTCTGTGGCACTGAATATTTTGACAGCGGCGGATACACTTACAACTGGGACGCCTGCAAGGCTTACCTCGGCGCCTTTGAGAATCACTGCTACGGCTCCGGGGCCTATGACAGCCCGGCATACAGGCCCATAAGCGATCCCGATTACCCTGTATTGTGGGGGGAATTCGGAGGAGGCGACAACACCGGTTATGACTGGAATATCTTCGTGGCGAAGTGGTACCTTGGAGGGCCCGCTAACGGAATTGACGGCTTTGCGCGGTGGAGCTATCTCAACCAGAATGATATTGACGGGATTTTTTCCTTCATACAGACCTATGATACCGTCAACAAAAAGCTGCTGGATACCTACACTCCGACAGAAAACCTCTACTGGATTGACGGGATCGTGTCGCGCTTCACGTCAAAGTACTCCACTGCCCATGCAGTCGCCTGTGATGACCAGGATTTCATGGCCACGTTCCTGAAAAGCCCTGATGGAGCATATACCCTCATAGTGGTAAACGGGGAAACGTCTGGATATGGCACTGAATGCAGTTATACATTCCAGGGGCTTGAAGAAAGCAAGACCTTATACCGGTATTCGGTGACCCCGCCAGAG
It encodes the following:
- a CDS encoding carboxypeptidase-like regulatory domain-containing protein; translated protein: MKKLQAPLKALGVFFLVAALLMTGGCGGNNGSDLSNWNYGSSGDEQAAQSCSISGTLRDISTSLPIRGATCTLGQAKSGGLLKGFLRESGRSIDTGTTTTDRSGSYTFSGIPPGDYHIRFSHDSYISSVWRSVAVKDSVTVKDHHMVRRSFWNNFAGSDHSHDQGKSHLIVEVQSSSPGESHPGIKAAVSPSDGVLIGYFTDSRYPSIDWSATETNKNGRILLFNLTRGTSYTLTLSGSQRSTPLSIAHTSTSGDAVEHYKVAPQEITPSPMPTHTSTSTPTPSPTVSGTHIDILADQPVYAMHEGYGANVTSMNTSIEIEVFEKWGGRVGSAYCALPEPDDEAHWSSIFSFMNWSGLDWIRLNMEMNDYEPGKDHFTWDSGNFRRLLKILDWAQAHDVDVLLQQQDQATQWNFIQMINPAFSAPSDMNAFANGFATMVDYLVNTKNYTCIKLLNITNEPMNWWGWWAGGCDISVGYQMARSALDAKGIKVPLCGTEYFDSGGYTYNWDACKAYLGAFENHCYGSGAYDSPAYRPISDPDYPVLWGEFGGGDNTGYDWNIFVAKWYLGGPANGIDGFARWSYLNQNDIDGIFSFIQTYDTVNKKLLDTYTPTENLYWIDGIVSRFTSKYSTAHAVACDDQDFMATFLKSPDGAYTLIVVNGETSGYGTECSYTFQGLEESKTLYRYSVTPPEVKDRTGGVTISSSGSFTVGPASPSFNDMVSSNSIFVYSTYNLPHEANGIVDDGPFAPISTRYPISYNTEVWGSGNANITYQGAWATAADPRSYGKVERYTSAPGAFYQFSFTGTNFRLYGHQDNGSCLATVYIDGQRAGYANSYAPVTLYQMMTYNSPALKNGTHTVKVVFEGKSTVTAGGAYINLDAIGFKQAP